From Magnolia sinica isolate HGM2019 chromosome 13, MsV1, whole genome shotgun sequence, one genomic window encodes:
- the LOC131224307 gene encoding uncharacterized protein LOC131224307, whose translation MAAAMQQQQDIFMRQQRDMHTLMMESLGNRNRVEVSRESYSRGADIFERFQKFRPLTFEGALDLVQAERWLARISKIMRPLKCTNSQMVNLATYLLEGEAENWWQGLQRSVPTTYAWTWAGFKMKFLKKYFPRSCKNEKITQFLRLEQGNLIVAQYESRFDELSRYVPKALEDAEYKL comes from the coding sequence ATGGCTGCAGCTATGCAGCAACAACAAGACATATTCATGCGCCAGCAACGAGACATGCATACCCtcatgatggaatccttgggGAACCGAAATCGCGTGGAAGTGTCCCGAGAAAGTTACAGTCGTGGCGCAGACATCTTTGAAAGGTTCCAGAAGTTCCGACCACTAACATTTGAAGGAGCACTGGATCTAGTGCAAGCGGAGCGTTGGCTAGCAAGGATTTCCAAGATTATGCGACCCTTGAAGTGCACCAATTCACAAATGGTAAACTTGGCCACATACTTGTTAGAGGGTGAGGCGGAGAACTGGTGGCAGGGTTTGCAACGGAGTGTCCCGACCACATATGCATGGACATGGGCTGGGTTTAAGATGAAGTTCCTTAAAAAATACTTCCCCCGATCGTGTAAGAATGAGAAGATAACTCAGTTTTTAAGATTGGAGCAGGGCAATTTGATCGTTGCCCAGTATGAGTCCCGGTTTGACGAACTCTCTCGATACGTGCCGAAAGCCTTGGAAGATGCTGAGTACAAATTATAG